The DNA window TTTTAAGTAGATATCAAATCCATGACTGCTGAAGAATTTTATAATCGCTTTGAATTTGACCCATCAATGTCGGGCAGTTTGCTTGGGCGTGGTGGGTTTAGCAGCGTACATAAGGTATACGACAAAGTACGAAGACGGTACGTAGCCGTTAAAAGGAGTGAAGTAGGCGCTTTCCAAAAATTCGATTTAGAACGCGAGGTTAAATTAGCGCATGAGATTGATATTCATCCAAATATCATTCGTTACGAAAATGTATATCGAATTGCCGACCGGGCAGGGGCATTTGATTATGCTATTATGAAGTATTATGCCGAGGGAAATTTGGATGATGTTTTGAGAAAACATGAACTAAACGATGCGGCTAGAAGGCAAATTTTATCGGGTATTTTACGGGGATTAGCGCACCTGCACCAAGTGCCGATCATCCACCGCGATTTCAAAACGGCCAATATTCTGATGGATCGGGATGAAAAAGGGAATTGGATACCCGTCATTGCTGATTTTGGTCTTAGTCGTTTAATTGACGCCGATATGAGTTTTGTGTTGAATAACTCACAGATTGCGCACACACCGAGTTATGCTGCTCCTGAACAATTGCTTGATAATGTGGCTATTCGGCCAAATACTGACCTTTGGGCGTTTGGAGTGATGACCTACAAGATGGTGATGGGCAGTTTGCCATTTCGGATAGATGGTGCAAAAGGAGAATGGGATACTTCCAATAAAATTCGCAGTTTAATTTTAGAGGGAAAGCTTCCTACAGATATCAGTACCATTCAGGAGCCATACAAAAGTATCATTCGGCGATGTTTGGTGTCCGATCCAGATAAACGGGTGAAAAAGGCGGAAGAATTATTAAAATTGTTGGATAAAGGTCATACTGCCACTACACCACCACCGTCCCCAGGACCTTCCCCTTCGTTTGATGGTAAAACAAAAGTTTATTCGGCTCCTAAACCGACCGTTGAACCGCCAAAGCCGTCCCATATTGAGCCAAAACCACCTGTTAAAAAACATTTCCCTTGGGAAATGCTTGCTTTGATTGCTTCTGTGGTATTGGTTGGATGGATTTTCTATTGGTTGGCTACAAGATCAACCCCTCAACCAGTAGTGAAGAATACTGTAGAAATAATGACAGATACCACCATAGTGTCAGATACAAGCTCTGTTTCGATAGCTAGTGTGAGCATGCCTAATAAAAATTCTAACGAAAATCAATCGGTTGCAGCTCTCCCAGCAAGGCCAACAAATAAACCTGTATATAAGTCGCCTCCTACAGGTTATCTGACCATTGAGACTATGCACGATATGTACGTATACATTGATGGGCAACTTCAATCTAAAAGAGCAATTGCGGGACAAACAAATAACTATGTATTGCCAGCTACGGGACAAGGGACTATACTGAAAGTAGAAAGAATGGATTTGCCAGTAAGTCGTTCCGAAAGCATCACAATTATTGAGGGAAAAGTAACATTAAGAAGGTATGATATTGATAATTAGACCTAAATTTTGGAGCTATGACACGTTACGAGTTTACTTATAATCAGGAAATTGGCCATCAGGGACAAAGTTTGGTGCCTCATTTTCCAGGAGGAGATTCAGGGGTAACGATTGGCCCAGGCTATGACATGGGCGGGCGCAGTCCAGAAGAAATATACGCTGATCTTACACGCGTAGGGGTTGATACCGAAATTGCCCAAGTTCTGGCTCAAGCCGCCTATAAAACTGGCGATGATGCCAGTCGATGGATTAGTCAACACGGTGGGCTTTATATTACGGAAGAGCAACAGAGGGCGTTGTATGAAGAAGTTTTAGTGCCCGAATACGAACAGCGGATGCAATCCCAACTTATTCATTTTGCTGAAAATCACGAAAGTATTACGCCCGATATGGTAGAAGTTGACCATCTATCAGCCCGACAAAAACATATTTTATTTGATTATACTTACAACGCAGGCCTTAGCAAGTTTCCGACACTTGTAGAAGCTGTTCTAAGAGAAGATTGGGACGAAGTAAGCCGTCATTATGAGCGGTTCTCGGCCGGAGAGCCGCTTTTCTATCGCAATGAGATGTTTTATCAAACATTTTTAGATCCCGAGGCTGTTGACCAATTTGAAAAATCCGTTGAAATAAATCGAGAGATAATAGCTATCGAGGGGATGTTAGACGATATTGCTGCTAACGATATTGAAGAAGATGCACAGCGTTTGCAGGACGAAGATAGCCGACTGAGTGCTGATTGACACAGTATTTAGCATTAAATTAAATGCATACCTTATTGCTCGAACCGCCATGGGGCGCCCCGCTTACTATTGGGGCTTTAACACGAATTTCCATGGCTCGGGCCACCCCTTTGAGCTTTGACAAGCATAATAGAGTGGGGCTTACCGTGACGGCGGGTCGTTCCGAACATACATCAATATCTTGGCCGCACCTTTGTAAGTGTCCCTATAAGACAGACAGTTTAAAATTAGATAAATTTGCTTATTTTTGAACTGACATAAAAAAAACGAAGTTTACCGAAACACAGATCGTCACCATTCTCAAACAACAGGAGAACGGCATCCCAACTAAGGAGATTTGTCGCCAAAACGGCATTTCTGAGGCCACGGCACGGGCCGCCCCGTTTTTATAATTGGAAGAGCAAGTATGGAGGCATGGAGTCATCGGATGTAAAGCGCTTAAAGGAGCTAGAAGAGGAGAACAGTCGACTCAAAAAGATGTATGCGGATTTGGCGATGGATAATCAGATTCTCAAAGAGCTATTCGTAAAAAAGGGTTGGGCTCTGCCGCCAAAAGGCAATTAACCATGGAGTTAATTGAAGATCACAAAATTGCGGTGAGCAGAGCCTGTAAGATACTCAGTTTGAATCGTTCTCAGTTCTATTATACTACTCAAAGAGATGATAGTGAGACCATTGAAGCATTACAGGAGTTGGCATTTAAGCATCCGACCTATGGCTTTCGAAAGCTGTTTGCCTATCTAAGAAAATCAGGGAAGCCCTGGAATCACAAACGGGTTTACCGCGTTTATAAACTCCTGCAATTGAACAAAAAACGAAAAGGTAAGCGCAGACTTCCTGACAGAGTCAAGCAACCGCTACTGCAACCAACAGCAATAAATATCAGTTGGAGTATGGACTTTATGAGTGACAGTATGGTGGGAAATAGGAAATTCAGGACATTCAATGTCATGGATGATTATTCAAGAGAAGCGCTGGCAATCGAAATTGACACCTCGCTGTCTTCCAAAAGAATCATCCGAACCTTAGAAGCGGTAATTGCAGAGCGAGGGGTACCTAAATCAATCAGAACCGATAATGGACCCGAGTTTACGTCTAAAGAATTCGAGCTATGGTGTCAGGAGAAGCAAATAACAGTGCACTATATTCAGCCGGGCAAACCCACACAAAATGGGTATATTGAACGATTTAACCGTATTTATCGAGAAGCCATATTAGATACTTATTTGTTTTTTGATTTAGATCAAGTCAGAACATTGACCCGGGAGTGGATCGAAGA is part of the Runella rosea genome and encodes:
- a CDS encoding serine/threonine-protein kinase, producing the protein MTAEEFYNRFEFDPSMSGSLLGRGGFSSVHKVYDKVRRRYVAVKRSEVGAFQKFDLEREVKLAHEIDIHPNIIRYENVYRIADRAGAFDYAIMKYYAEGNLDDVLRKHELNDAARRQILSGILRGLAHLHQVPIIHRDFKTANILMDRDEKGNWIPVIADFGLSRLIDADMSFVLNNSQIAHTPSYAAPEQLLDNVAIRPNTDLWAFGVMTYKMVMGSLPFRIDGAKGEWDTSNKIRSLILEGKLPTDISTIQEPYKSIIRRCLVSDPDKRVKKAEELLKLLDKGHTATTPPPSPGPSPSFDGKTKVYSAPKPTVEPPKPSHIEPKPPVKKHFPWEMLALIASVVLVGWIFYWLATRSTPQPVVKNTVEIMTDTTIVSDTSSVSIASVSMPNKNSNENQSVAALPARPTNKPVYKSPPTGYLTIETMHDMYVYIDGQLQSKRAIAGQTNNYVLPATGQGTILKVERMDLPVSRSESITIIEGKVTLRRYDIDN
- a CDS encoding pesticin C-terminus-like muramidase; protein product: MTRYEFTYNQEIGHQGQSLVPHFPGGDSGVTIGPGYDMGGRSPEEIYADLTRVGVDTEIAQVLAQAAYKTGDDASRWISQHGGLYITEEQQRALYEEVLVPEYEQRMQSQLIHFAENHESITPDMVEVDHLSARQKHILFDYTYNAGLSKFPTLVEAVLREDWDEVSRHYERFSAGEPLFYRNEMFYQTFLDPEAVDQFEKSVEINREIIAIEGMLDDIAANDIEEDAQRLQDEDSRLSAD